One part of the Coffea eugenioides isolate CCC68of chromosome 10, Ceug_1.0, whole genome shotgun sequence genome encodes these proteins:
- the LOC113748937 gene encoding uncharacterized protein LOC113748937 — protein MASTEAAYSGASHAQIEPTDAHTTPYSTLLFLPSSRRTNSSVSSSPSFSSNSSSAGSLTFPDDNSPFSPPRTPQARFSGVPFSWEQIPGIPKNEISKKEGLSALGLLPLPPAGSFSSNSFRKHHNREDIIISPKKFYNPSESFRMDPFFAALVECSKDDHHRHHDGNVIGNLWKGSKVSSKTSLSDRFGFINMYASCKRTCAVSESIVYLPRSRPYSLLNRR, from the coding sequence ATGGCTTCTACTGAAGCAGCATATAGTGGAGCTAGCCATGCCCAAATTGAACCTACTGATGCTCATACCACCCCATATTCAACTCTTTTGTTCCTTCCTTCTTCTCGCAGGACTAATTCTTCCGTATCTTCATCaccatcattttcatccaattCATCCTCTGCTGGATCATTAACTTTCCCTGATGATAATTCCCCATTCAGTCCTCCCAGAACCCCTCAAGCAAGATTCTCAGGAGTCCCATTTTCTTGGGAGCAAATCCCAGGAATTCCCAAGAATGAAATTTCCAAGAAGGAAGGTTTATCTGCTTTAGGCCTTCTCCCATTGCCACCAGCTGGAAGTTTCAGCTCAAATTCCTTCAGGAAGCATCATAATAGAGAAGACATCATCATTTCTCCCAAGAAGTTCTACAACCCCAGTGAAAGTTTTAGGATGGATCCATTCTTTGCAGCATTAGTGGAATGTTCCAAGGATGATCACCATCGTCACCATGATGGAAATGTTATTGGTAATTTGTGGAAGGGCTCAAAAGTTTCATCAAAGACAAGTTTAAGTGATCGATTTGGATTCATCAACATGTATGCTTCTTGCAAAAGGACTTGTGCAGTCTCAGAATCCATTGTTTATCTTCCAAGATCAAGACCTTATAGTTTGTTAAATCGTCGTTGA